From the genome of Xyrauchen texanus isolate HMW12.3.18 chromosome 22, RBS_HiC_50CHRs, whole genome shotgun sequence, one region includes:
- the ctsba gene encoding cathepsin B isoform X1, which translates to MWRLAFLCLFSALSVSWARPRLAPLSHEMVNFINKANTTWMAGHNFHNVDYSYVKRLCGTFLKGPKLPVLVQYADDLKLPTNFDAREQWPNCPTIKEIRDQGSCGSCWAFGAAEAISDRVCVHSDAKVSVEISSQDLLTCCDRCGMGCNGGYPSAAWNFWSEEGLVTGGLYNSHIGCRPYTIEPCEHHVNGSRPPCSGESGDTPNCEMSCEPGYSPSYKQDKHFGKTSYSVPSNEKQIMKELYKNGPVEGAFTVYEDFLLYKSGVYQHVSGSAVGGHAIKILGWGEENGTPYWLAANSWNTDWGENGFFKILRGEDHCGIESEIVAGIPM; encoded by the exons GAGACTAGCCTTCCTGTGCCTGTTCTCAGCCCTCTCGGTTAGCTGGGCTCGACCGCGCCTCGCTCCTCTCTCCCATGAGATGGTCAATTTCATCAATAAAGCAAACACTACTTGGATG GCTGGACATAATTTCCATAATGTGGACTACAGCTATGTGAAGAGGCTCTGTGGGACTTTTCTGAAAGGACCCAAACTCCCTGTCCT GGTGCAGTATGCTGATGATCTCAAGCTTCCCACAAACTTTGATGCCAGAGAACAGTGGCCCAACTGCCCCACTATTAAAGAGATCAGAGACCAGGGCTCTTGTGGTTCATGCTGG GCTTTTGGTGCTGCCGAAGCAATCTCTGACAGAGTTTGTGTCCACAGCGATGCCAAAGTGAGTGTAGAGATCTCCTCTCAGGACCTGCTAACCTGTTGTGACCGCTGTGGCATGGG ATGTAATGGTGGCTATCCATCTGCTGCCTGGAACTTCTGGAGCGAAGAAGGCTTGGTGACTGGTGGACTATACAACTCTCACATTG gcTGTCGCCCATACACTATTGAGCCCTGTGAGCATCATGTGAACGGCAGCCGCCCACCCTGTTCTGGAGAGAGTGGAGACACGCCCAACTGTGAGATGTCATGTGAACCTGGCTACAGTCCCTCTTATAAGCAGGACAAACACTTTG GAAAGACTTCCTATAGTGTCCCATCCAATGAGAAGCAGATTATGAAGGAGCTGTATAAGAATGGACCAGTAGAGGGAGCTTTCACGGTTTATGAGGACTTCCTACTTTATAAGTCTG GGGTTTATCAGCATGTTAGTGGATCTGCAGTAGGTGGCCATGCTATTAAGATTCTGGGTTGGGGAGAGGAGAATGGCACCCCCTACTGGCTAGCTGCCAATTCCTGGAACACTGACTGGGGTGAAAATG GTTTTTTCAAGATTCTCAGAGGTGAGGACCACTGTGGCATTGAATCAGAAATTGTGGCTGGAATTCCCATGTAA
- the ctsba gene encoding cathepsin B isoform X2: MPENSGPTAPLLKRSETRALVVHAGCNGGYPSAAWNFWSEEGLVTGGLYNSHIGCRPYTIEPCEHHVNGSRPPCSGESGDTPNCEMSCEPGYSPSYKQDKHFGKTSYSVPSNEKQIMKELYKNGPVEGAFTVYEDFLLYKSGVYQHVSGSAVGGHAIKILGWGEENGTPYWLAANSWNTDWGENGFFKILRGEDHCGIESEIVAGIPM, translated from the exons ATGCCAGAGAACAGTGGCCCAACTGCCCCACTATTAAAGAGATCAGAGACCAGGGCTCTTGTGGTTCATGCTGG ATGTAATGGTGGCTATCCATCTGCTGCCTGGAACTTCTGGAGCGAAGAAGGCTTGGTGACTGGTGGACTATACAACTCTCACATTG gcTGTCGCCCATACACTATTGAGCCCTGTGAGCATCATGTGAACGGCAGCCGCCCACCCTGTTCTGGAGAGAGTGGAGACACGCCCAACTGTGAGATGTCATGTGAACCTGGCTACAGTCCCTCTTATAAGCAGGACAAACACTTTG GAAAGACTTCCTATAGTGTCCCATCCAATGAGAAGCAGATTATGAAGGAGCTGTATAAGAATGGACCAGTAGAGGGAGCTTTCACGGTTTATGAGGACTTCCTACTTTATAAGTCTG GGGTTTATCAGCATGTTAGTGGATCTGCAGTAGGTGGCCATGCTATTAAGATTCTGGGTTGGGGAGAGGAGAATGGCACCCCCTACTGGCTAGCTGCCAATTCCTGGAACACTGACTGGGGTGAAAATG GTTTTTTCAAGATTCTCAGAGGTGAGGACCACTGTGGCATTGAATCAGAAATTGTGGCTGGAATTCCCATGTAA